A section of the Streptomyces sp. Je 1-369 genome encodes:
- a CDS encoding maleylpyruvate isomerase family mycothiol-dependent enzyme produces MTTTDENTYEPERAGRLLRAERDALVPLLRAAPDDAYAIRTCCPGWTVRHVLAHCGSALMRVVEGRFEEGVYSPECNDRDIAERADWSHSRVVDELEHAMTEAGPVLAAAKGYLDGVALGEWVHAGDVREAWGKPGAYGGDGLDDALALLGQFSRSAHAASPLPLHADLDGRDEPLILGVADGTRPPARYIGDAPTLIRLCAGRPLAGTRYELAGATEKELALFG; encoded by the coding sequence ATGACCACCACTGACGAGAACACATACGAACCCGAGCGGGCAGGACGACTCCTGCGTGCCGAACGCGACGCCCTCGTACCGCTGTTGCGGGCCGCTCCCGACGACGCGTACGCGATCCGCACCTGCTGTCCGGGCTGGACCGTGCGGCACGTCCTCGCCCATTGCGGCTCGGCGCTGATGCGGGTCGTGGAGGGCCGCTTCGAGGAGGGCGTGTACTCGCCCGAGTGCAATGACCGTGACATAGCGGAGCGCGCCGACTGGTCCCACTCGCGTGTCGTGGACGAGCTGGAGCACGCCATGACGGAGGCCGGGCCCGTCCTCGCCGCCGCCAAGGGGTACCTGGACGGCGTCGCGCTGGGCGAGTGGGTGCACGCCGGTGACGTACGCGAGGCGTGGGGGAAGCCGGGCGCGTACGGGGGTGACGGGCTCGACGACGCGCTGGCGCTGCTCGGACAGTTCAGCAGGTCGGCGCATGCCGCGTCGCCGCTGCCGCTGCACGCGGACCTCGACGGCAGGGACGAGCCGCTGATCCTGGGCGTCGCCGACGGCACGCGGCCGCCCGCCCGCTACATCGGGGACGCCCCGACGCTGATCCGGCTGTGCGCGGGACGCCCGCTGGCCGGTACGCGGTACGAGTTGGCGGGCGCCACGGAGAAGGAGTTGGCGTTGTTCGGTTGA
- a CDS encoding GNAT family N-acetyltransferase — protein sequence MVHMGGDQIDEAVAHATAVLRAAVDRDWSAKAGGLDWSGLKTSEHIAGVLAAYACQLTGRATDGWVPFDTALDKGTGPEGAIHAIEAAGGLLSAVVRTTPRGVRAYHSYPSGGADASGFAAMGVTELLLHTYDIAHALGVDTEPPAPLPEAVLSHLFPHVPPTPAGGTPWTTLLWATGRGDLPGRARVTRWRWHNPHALPAGELSLREVTPAAAADLAEGGTGGLTWLGGAPFGGTQAAAGLLFKAYVAGVHRPGWGLYALVRTADEVAVGGMGFHGPPDDDGCVEVGYDLVEWARGNGYATTALRALSTWAFTHPEVTSLLALTTPENTASQRVATAAGYTRLPDRTPHHAYGLRRA from the coding sequence ATGGTGCACATGGGTGGGGACCAGATCGACGAGGCCGTCGCGCACGCGACCGCGGTGCTGCGCGCGGCGGTGGACCGCGACTGGAGCGCGAAGGCGGGCGGGCTCGACTGGAGCGGCCTGAAGACCTCCGAACACATCGCGGGCGTACTCGCCGCGTACGCGTGCCAGCTGACGGGCCGCGCCACCGACGGCTGGGTGCCCTTCGACACCGCACTCGACAAAGGCACGGGCCCCGAGGGCGCGATCCACGCGATCGAGGCGGCCGGCGGCCTGCTGTCCGCGGTGGTCCGCACGACACCGCGCGGCGTCCGCGCCTACCACTCCTACCCGTCGGGCGGCGCGGACGCGTCGGGCTTCGCGGCGATGGGCGTGACGGAGCTGCTGCTCCACACGTACGACATCGCCCACGCGCTGGGCGTGGACACGGAGCCGCCCGCCCCCCTCCCCGAGGCGGTCCTGTCCCACCTCTTCCCGCACGTCCCGCCGACGCCCGCGGGCGGCACGCCGTGGACGACCCTGCTGTGGGCCACGGGCCGCGGCGACCTGCCGGGCCGCGCCCGGGTCACGCGGTGGCGCTGGCACAACCCGCACGCCCTGCCCGCGGGCGAGCTCTCCCTCCGCGAGGTCACCCCCGCGGCGGCGGCGGACCTCGCCGAGGGCGGCACGGGTGGTCTCACGTGGCTCGGCGGCGCGCCCTTCGGAGGTACGCAGGCGGCCGCGGGCCTGCTGTTCAAGGCGTACGTCGCCGGGGTGCACCGTCCCGGATGGGGCCTGTACGCCCTGGTCCGCACCGCGGACGAGGTGGCCGTCGGCGGCATGGGCTTCCACGGGCCGCCGGACGACGACGGATGCGTGGAGGTCGGCTACGACCTGGTGGAGTGGGCCCGCGGCAACGGTTACGCGACGACGGCCCTCCGCGCGCTCTCCACCTGGGCCTTCACCCACCCCGAGGTGACGTCCCTGCTGGCCCTGACGACCCCCGAGAACACGGCGTCCCAGCGGGTGGCCACGGCAGCGGGCTACACCCGCCTCCCGGACCGCACACCGCACCACGCGTACGGCCTGCGCCGGGCCTGA